The Desulfobacterales bacterium genome contains the following window.
GGCGCCTTGTTTTTTTGAAACAGCTCGATCTGCCCGGTTTTGCCCGGGTACCGAAACTTCCCGTCCAAATTAGGAAAAACATTCCCGCAGTGATTGCTTGCCATTTCATACAATACCCGACTGCAACCCTGGGATAGAATAACGGCATGGGCGGCCTTGATCGCTTTTAGATCTTCATTGTTCGGACTGCGGCCGGCACAGGTAATATTCCGGTCCCCTTCGATACAGGGATGAAACGATACAATCATGATGACTCAATACCCAAACCTTCTAAGGGCCTTCGTATCCTTGCTCCAGTTTTTTTGAACCCGGACGAAAAGCTTTAAAAACACCTTGGCGCCCACCATCTTTTCGATTTCTTTTCTGGCCGCTGCGCCAATTTCTTTCAGTTTGGCGCCGTTTTTCCCGATAATTATTCCTTTCTGGGAATCGCGCTCCACATGAATACTGGCGTCAATCTTTACCAGCGATGTTTCATCGTCCACCTGAAACAGATCGACGGTAACTGCCGTGGCATAGGGGATTTCCTGGCCCGTCAGGCGAAACACTTTTTCACGGATCATTTCCGCGGCAATAAATCGCTCCGGCAGATCCGTTAGACTTTCCGACGGGAAAAAGGGGGGCCCCTGGGGCAGAAGCGCCTCCATGGTTTGAACCAGCGCATCTATCCCGCTGCCATGTTTGGCAGAAACCGGAACTACTTTTTCAAACAGGTACCTGCCGGACGCCTTCTCAATTATTTCAGAATGCTGTGATTTTTTGATTAAATCGATTTTGTTGAGAACCAGCAGAACCGGCCTGTTTTGATTGTGCAGTTTGTTTATTAAAACCGCTTCCGATTCTGAAT
Protein-coding sequences here:
- the era gene encoding GTPase Era, with the translated sequence MVRTEDNTVTFKSGFVAIAGAPNVGKSTLMNRILGEKISITSSKPQTTRNRILGVLHRPNAQLVFIDTPGIHKARSPLNIRIVDTALSVLGDVDLILLVADASEPDSESEAVLINKLHNQNRPVLLVLNKIDLIKKSQHSEIIEKASGRYLFEKVVPVSAKHGSGIDALVQTMEALLPQGPPFFPSESLTDLPERFIAAEMIREKVFRLTGQEIPYATAVTVDLFQVDDETSLVKIDASIHVERDSQKGIIIGKNGAKLKEIGAAARKEIEKMVGAKVFLKLFVRVQKNWSKDTKALRRFGY